One genomic region from Salvia hispanica cultivar TCC Black 2014 chromosome 2, UniMelb_Shisp_WGS_1.0, whole genome shotgun sequence encodes:
- the LOC125204488 gene encoding putative pentatricopeptide repeat-containing protein At5g52630 produces the protein MLRLSHEEPLSQPPPPLHQKYPQNALNQLSFESNYRIICNHFLGFTRGRNLLKGQSLHAYVVKSGVHLIPLVCHHLINFYSKLQLPYCSERIFHETQFKSSTTWSSIISCFAQNELPFHGFEYFKLMRRNDGMIPDDYILPCVMKACGMSNDQFMGKSVHCLAVKTGFDADVFVGSSVVDMYAKCGSLGDARKVFSEMPVRNVVSWSTMIYGYAQTGEDGEALRLFKAALWEGLDVNDFTFSSVIRVCGNSTLYELGRQMHALCLKMYYYETSFVGSALISMYSKSGVIEDASRVFNEVSDRNLGMWNAMMIAWAQHAHTRRVFELLEKMVNKGTKPNFITFLCILYACSHAGLVKEGKYYFAKMKDYGIEPGSQHYASMVDLLGRAGKLQEALELIEKMPVQASEAVWGAFLTGCRIHRNTELASSVADRVFELGHVSPGLHMLVSNAYAASGRFQEAARARKMLRDRGQKKEPGLSWVEEGNRVHTFAAGERRHELSSEIYRKLEELEKDMEQAGYVMDTTHVLREVGAEEKNESIRYHSERLAIAFALVTFPPERPIRVMKNLRVCGDCHVAIKYISKCSGRVIIVRDNNRFHRFENGECSCGDYW, from the coding sequence ATGCTTCGCCTTTCACATGAAGAACCATTGTCAcagccaccgccgccgcttcACCAAAAATATCCCCAGAATGCACTCAATCAACTCAGTTTTGAATCAAACTACCGGATCATATGCAATCACTTCCTCGGATTCACTCGCGGCAGGAATCTCCTCAAAGGCCAATCCCTTCACGCCTACGTCGTTAAATCAGGGGTCCATTTGATACCTCTCGTTTGCCACCATTTGATCAACTTCTACTCCAAGCTCCAGCTCCCGTATTGCTCGGAGCGAATATTTCACGAAACTCAATTCAAATCTTCCACCACTTGGAGTTCAATCATATCATGTTTCGCTCAAAATGAGCTTCCCTTTCACGGATTTGAGTATTTCAAGCTGATGCGTCGCAACGATGGGATGATTCCTGATGATTATATTTTGCCGTGTGTGATGAAAGCTTGTGGTATGAGTAACGATCAGTTCATGGGGAAATCCGTTCATTGTCTCGCGGTGAAAACTGGGTTTGATGCGGATGTGTTTGTGGGGAGCTCTGTTGTTGATATGTATGCAAAATGTGGGAGTTTAGGTGATGCGCGGAAGGTGTTCAGCGAAATGCCTGTGAGAAATGTGGTATCCTGGAGTACGATGATATACGGCTATGCCCAAACAGGGGAGGACGGAGAGGCCTTGAGACTCTTCAAGGCTGCATTATGGGAAGGTTTGGATGTTAACGACTTCACATTCTCGAGTGTAATTCGAGTTTGTGGGAATTCGACTTTGTATGAATTAGGGAGACAAATGCATGCTTTATGTTTGAAGATGTATTACTATGAAACTAGCTTTGTTGGTAGTGCCTTGATCTCTATGTACTCAAAGAGTGGCGTGATAGAGGATGCCTCTCGAGTGTTCAACGAGGTTTCGGACAGAAATCTGGGGATGTGGAACGCGATGATGATTGCTTGGGCGCAGCATGCTCATACAAGGAGGGTGTTTGAGTTGTTAGAGAAAATGGTGAATAAGGGAACAAAgccaaatttcatcacatttttATGTATACTCTATGCTTGCAGCCATGCCGGCCTAGTGAAGGaaggaaaatattattttgcaaaGATGAAGGACTACGGAATTGAGCCAGGAAGCCAGCATTATGCATCAATGGTGGACTTGCTTGGCCGAGCTGGGAAATTGCAGGAGGCATTGGAATTAATCGAGAAGATGCCTGTGCAGGCGTCTGAGGCTGTTTGGGGAGCTTTCTTGACTGGATGTCGGATTCATAGAAATACAGAGCTGGCAAGCTCTGTGGCTGATAGGGTCTTCGAGTTAGGGCATGTGAGCCCGGGCCTACACATGCTAGTATCCAATGCTTATGCGGCTTCTGGAAGGTTCCAAGAGGCTGCAAGGGCGAGGAAGATGCTCAGAGACCGCGGGCAGAAGAAGGAGCCGGGTTTGAGCTGGGTGGAGGAAGGGAACAGGGTTCACACATTTGCCGCAGGGGAGAGGAGACACGAGCTTTCATCGGAGATATATAGGAAGCTggaggagttggagaaggacaTGGAACAGGCTGGTTATGTGATGGATACAACACATGTGCTGAGAGAAGTTGGCGCAGAGGAGAAGAATGAGAGCATTAGGTATCACAGCGAGAGATTAGCCATTGCCTTTGCGCTCGTCACCTTCCCACCCGAGAGGCCTATTAGGGTTATGAAGAACTTGCGTGTGTGTGGTGACTGCCATGTAGCTATAAAGTACATATCCAAGTGCAGCGGAAGGGTCATAATCGTAAGAGACAACAACCGGTTTCATAGGTTTGAGAATGGGGAGTGCTCTTGTGGCGATTATTGGTGA